From a region of the Clupea harengus chromosome 9, Ch_v2.0.2, whole genome shotgun sequence genome:
- the LOC105891133 gene encoding heat shock protein beta-7-like, with amino-acid sequence MACVKSSSRHSSSSVSCVSRCSRSFLSDTHTHTPLHLTNCSQPSVPTGAGPMRGRPASMGGVRAVDHAYFLSADVSQFEAPDVVVTANDRHITIHAEKVVEDGGVSDSFTHKSLLPADVDLLGVSCTLTPEGMLVISIPRLTSPHPLTFEPSPLTLKQEAQPRDSF; translated from the exons ATGGCGTGCGTGAAGTCTTCATCGCGGCACTCCTCTTCGTCGGTCAGCTGTGTGTCCCGCTGCAGCCGCTCattcctctcagacacacacacacacacacccctccacctcacAAACTGCAGCCAACCATCAGTACCTACAG gtgcaGGGCCGATGCGTGGCCGTCCGGCTAGTATGGGCGGGGTTAGGGCTGTGGACCACGCCTATTTCCTGTCGGCTGACGTGAGTCAGTTTGAGGCGCCAGACGTCGTGGTTACGGCCAACGACCGCCACATCACCATACATgcagagaag GTGGTGGAGGATGGTGGTGTGAGTGACTCATTTACCCATAAGTCTTTGCTGCCAGCTGACGTGGATCTGCTGGGCGTGAGCTGCACTTTGACCCCTGAGGGCATGCTGGTCATCAGCATCCCACGCCTGACCTCACCTCATCCTCTGACCTTTGAACCTTCACCTCTCACCCTGAAACAGGAAGCACAGCCTCGTGACAGCTTCTGA